Genomic segment of Streptomyces sp. NA02950:
CGGGTGGGTGCCGCGCGCGCCGCCGAGCTGATCTTCTCCGCCCGCCGGGTGCCCGCCGAGGAGGCCCGGGAGCTGGGTCTGGTGGACCGGCTGACCGGGGAGGGCGAGGACCGCGCCGAGGCACGGGAGCTGGCGCGGCGGATGGCCGCCAACTCGCCGGTCGGGCTGCGTGCCGCCAAGCGGGCGCTGCGGCTGGGCCACGGCCTGGACCTGAAGGCCGGTCTGGAGGCCGAGGACGCGGCCTGGCGCACGGTGGCCTTCTCCGGGGACCGGGCCGAGGGCGTCGCCGCGTTCAACGAGAAGCGCACCCCCGACTGGCCGGGGGAGTAGCCCGCCGTCTACCCGCGGTGAACGGCCCGCAGCGGATTGTCCCCGACGTTCTTACGCTGGAGGACAGAGCGAGAGCTGCGGTGCGGTGAGAATGCGAGGCCGTCGTGAGCGACAACGGCGACTACGGCGACGATGGCGTCCACGGCGTCCACGGGGGCGGCGGATCCGGCGGCGCGGCCGGTGGCGGGCGTCCCGGCGGTGTCGACGGGCGGCTGCGGGCCGTGGTGGGGCTCGCCCAGGCGATGGCGGCGGCGCAGACCCCGCGCGAGGCGGTCGGGGCCGCCGCCGACAGCGCCCGGCGCGCGCTCGACGGCACCTTCGCGGCGGTCTCGGTGTGGGAGCGGGAGCGCGGACGGCTGCGGGTCCTGGTGAACGTGGGCGAGCTGATGCACGGCGAGGAGCCGCTGCCGGAGGACGAGTCGTATCCGGTGTACCAGTTCCCGGAGATCACCGAGTTTCTCCACGAGCGCTGGGCCTCCGGCGGTGAGCCGCACGCCTGGGTGGAGACCGCCGAGGGCCGCCGCGCCGGTTCGGCCTCGTTCTGCCACGAGGGGGCACCTCCCGGCGGTAGCCGGGGGAGGGTGGCCGCCCTGCGGCGGCGCGGCCGCGGCAGCTGTGTGGTGGCGCCGATCGTGCTGCACGGGCGGGCGTGGGGCGAGCTGTATGTGGCGCGCCCGGCCGGGAGCGAGGTGTTCGGCCGGGACGACGCGGACTTCGCGACCGTGCTGGCCGCGGTGACCGCCGCCGGTCTCGCCCAGACCGAGCGGCTCGAGGAGGTCCGCAGACTGGCCTTCACCGATCCGCTGACCGGGCTCGGCAACCGGCGCGCGGTGGACATCCGGCTGGACGAGGCGCTGGAGGCGCACCGGTCGCACGGCACGGTGGTCAGCCTGGTGGTGTGCGACGTCAACGGCCTCAAGCGGGTCAACGACACCCTCGGCCATGCCGTGGGCGACCGTCTGCTGGAACGTTTCGGCTCGGTGCTCTCGCTGTGCGGCGCCATGCTGCCCGGCGCCCTGGTGGCCCGGCTGGGCGGCGACGAGTTCTGTCTGCTGGGGATCGGCCCCCCGGCCGACGAGGTGGTGCGGGTGGCGGACGAGCTGTGCCGCAGGGCGGCCGAGCTGGAGATGGGCGAGGGGGTCGCCTGCGGTGTCGCGTCCACCGGCGATCCGATCGGCCCCGTACGGTCGGCCCGCCGGCTGTTCCGGCTGGCCGACGCGGCCCAGTACCGGGCCAAGGCCGCGCGCTCCGCGAAACCGGTCGTCGCCGGGCGGGACGGCGGCCCCGACGACCCCGTGGTCCGCCTCGCCGACTCCGCCGCCGACCACCCCCCGGAGCGCCGCCGCTTCCGCGGCCGCCGGCCGTGAACCGGTGGCCCGGGGCCGGATGGGACGGGCGGACGCAAAGTCCTTCGATCCGACAGGTGACAGGTCGCGATTCAGTCTCTAGGGTGCCTGAATATGAATATGCACACTGTGGTGGTGGGGACGTCCGGAACGACCGCCGAGGACGTCGTGGCCGTGGCGCGCGGCGGCGCCCGGGTGGAGCTGTCGGCCGAGGCGCTGAGCGCCGTGTCCGGAGCCCGGCAGGTGATCGACGATCTGGCCGCCAAGCCCGAGCCCGTCTACGGGGTCTCCACCGGCTTCGGCGCGCTCGCCGTCCGGCACATCACCCCCGGGCTGCGGGCCCAGCTCCAGCGCAACATCGTCCGCTCGCACGCCGCCGGGATGGGACCGCGGGTGGAGCGCGAGGTGGTGCGCGCGCTGATGTTCCTGCGGCTGAAGACCCTCGCCTCGGGGCACACCGGGGTCCGGCCCCTGGTGGTCGAGACGATGGCCGCGCTCCTCAACGCCGGGATCACCCCGGTGGTGCACGAATACGGGTCGCTGGGCTGCTCCGGCGATCTCGCGCCGCTGTCCCACTGTGCGCTGGCGCTGATGGGGGAGGGCGAGGCCGAGGGCCCCGACGGCGCGGTGCGGCCAGCCGCCGAACTGCTGGCCGAGCACGGCATCGCGCCGGTCGAGCTGCGGGAGAAGGAGGGGCTCGCGCTGCTCAACGGCACCGACGGGATGCTCGGCATGCTCGTCATGGCCTGTGCCGATCTGGCCCGGCTGTTCACCGTCGCCGATGTGACGGCCGCGCTCTCGCTGGAGGCGCTGCTCGGCACCGACCGGGTGCTCGCCCCCGAGCTGCACGCCATCCGCCCGCATCCGGGCCAGGCCGCCAGTGCCGACAACATGCTGCGGGTGCTGGCCGGTTCGGGGCTCACCGGGCATCACCAGGACGACGCGCCGCGGGTGCAGGACGCGTACTCGATCCGCTGCGCCCCGCAGGTCGCGGGCGCCGGGCGGGACACCCTGGCGCACGCCCGGCTGGTCGCCGACCGCGAGTTGGCCGCCGCCGTGGACAACCCCGTGGTGCTGGCGGACGGGCGGGTGGAGTCCAACGGCAACTTCCACGGGGCGCCGGTCGCTTACGTCCTGGACTTCCTGGCCGTGGCCGCCGCCGACCTCGCCTCGATCGCCGAGCGCCGCACCGACCGGCTGCTGGACAAGAACCGCTCGCACGGGCTGCCGCCGTTCCTGGCGGGCGACGCGGGTGTGGACTCGGGGCTGATGATCGCCCAGTACACACAGGCCGCGCTGGTCAGCGAGTTGAAGCGGCTGGCGGTGCCCGCCTCGGTGGACTCCATCCCGTCCTCCGCGATGCAGGAGGACCACGTCTCCATGGGCTGGTCCGCGGCGCGCAAGCTGCGCACGGCGGTGGACAACCTCTCCCGGGTGCTGGCCGTCGAGTTGGTCGCGGCGACCCGCGCGGTGGAACTGCGCGAGGGGCTGGTGCCCGCGCCCGCGACCCGCGCGGTGCTGGCGGCGGTGCGCGCGGCCGGGGTCGAGGGGCCCGGCGGGGACCGCTATCTGGCGCCGGACCTGGCCGCGGCCGACGCCTTCGTACGGTCCGGGAAGCTGGCCGACGCGGTCGAGACGGTGACCGGGCCGCTGGCCTGAACCGGCGGCCGGTGGACGGGCCGACGGACGGTCAGTACGCCTCCGGGCGCGCCCGGCGCACGGATGCGGTCACCATCGCGACCCCGAGCCCCAGAAAGGCGGAGCCGCCGACGAGATACGGGGTGACGTCCACACTGCCGGTGTCGGCGAGGTCCTCCCCAGGAGTGGACGCGGACTGGCCGGCCCGGTCCGCGGACCGTGGCTGGGTTTCGGAGGCTGCCGACGGCTGTGTCCGCTCGACCGTGGCGTTGGCCGACGGGACGAACCACAGGGCGCACAGCAGCGAGCCGGCAGCGGCGGCGGTCAGCAGCGGTCTGCGTGCGGACACAGCGGCATCCTCCTTGAGGCTGCGGTGACTTGACCCCCGTCGGCCCGATCGTAGTGACAAGGGCGGGCCGGGCGGAAGCGAGTCCGGACGGGTGCGCACGCTCCGCTAAAAGACGTGTACCGAGAGTTCACATTTTGTCCGGTTTTGTGAGCGGGTGGGTCGTCCGATCGCGCTGATGTGTCGCCGGGTGGACTGAGCCGCCCGGGTATGGGTACCGGCGGGCCGTAGGCTTGACCGGCGCCTTTGCTAAGTGGCCTTGCACACAGTTTTACTGTGCGAGGAACCGGCCAAAAGGTACAGGCGTTCTTGTCGGATAGGTCCGGGGTTCTGGGGTCAAGATCAAGACCAGGTCAAATGGAGAAGCGTGTGATGACGGACGGCAAGCGCCGTAGGGGGCTGGCGGCCGTGGCCGCTCTGCTCGGGGGTGTACTGACGCTCGGGGCGTGCGGCGGCGGGGAGGACGGCGGCGACGGCAAGAACGACGGCCACGGCAAGTCGCAGTCGCAGGTCGACGAGGCGGCGGCCAAGGACGCGTCCGACGCCCACATCAAGATCACCCCGAAGACCGGTGCCACCAACGCGGGCATCAACAGTGACACCAAGGTCAAGGTCGACGGCGGCAAGCTCACCTCCGTGAAGATGACGGCCCCGGCCACCGGCTCCACCGTGGCGGGCTCCATATCGTCCGACGGGACGTCCTGGAAGCCGAACGGTCAGCTGGAGCGGTCCACCCAGTACAAGATCACCGCGTCGGCCAAGGACTCCGAGGGCCGTAAGGCCACGGAGCACTCGTCCTTCACCACCGTCTCGCCCTCCAACAGCTTCATCGGCAACTTCACGCCGGAGGACGGCTCGAAGGTCGGTGTGGGCATGCCGGTGTCGATCAACTTCGACAAGCAGGTGTCCAACAAGAAGGCCGTCGAGTCCCACATCAAGGTCACTTCCTCCAGCGGCCAGCAGGTGGTCGGCCACTGGTTCAGCCCGACCCGGCTCGACCTGCGGCCCAAGGAGTACTGGAAGGCCAACTCGACCGTCACCTTCAAGCTGAAGCTGGACGGCGTCGAGGCGTCGCCCGGGGTCAAGGGCGTCCAGGACAAGACCGTCACCTTCAGGGTCGGCCACTCGCAGGTGAGCACGGTCGACGCCAAGGCCAAGACGATGAAGGTCGTGCGGGACGGAAAGACCCTCAAGACCATCAAGATCTCGGCGGGCAGCCCCGAGAACACGACCTACAACGGCCAGATGGTGATCTCCGAGAAGTTCAAGGAGACCCGGATGAACGGTGCCACGGTCGGCTTCAAGGACGACGACGGCAAGGGCGAGTACGACATCAAGGACGTGCCGCACGCCATGCGCCTGTCCACCTCGGGCACCTTCATCCACGGCAACTA
This window contains:
- a CDS encoding GGDEF domain-containing protein gives rise to the protein MAAAQTPREAVGAAADSARRALDGTFAAVSVWERERGRLRVLVNVGELMHGEEPLPEDESYPVYQFPEITEFLHERWASGGEPHAWVETAEGRRAGSASFCHEGAPPGGSRGRVAALRRRGRGSCVVAPIVLHGRAWGELYVARPAGSEVFGRDDADFATVLAAVTAAGLAQTERLEEVRRLAFTDPLTGLGNRRAVDIRLDEALEAHRSHGTVVSLVVCDVNGLKRVNDTLGHAVGDRLLERFGSVLSLCGAMLPGALVARLGGDEFCLLGIGPPADEVVRVADELCRRAAELEMGEGVACGVASTGDPIGPVRSARRLFRLADAAQYRAKAARSAKPVVAGRDGGPDDPVVRLADSAADHPPERRRFRGRRP
- the hutH gene encoding histidine ammonia-lyase — protein: MHTVVVGTSGTTAEDVVAVARGGARVELSAEALSAVSGARQVIDDLAAKPEPVYGVSTGFGALAVRHITPGLRAQLQRNIVRSHAAGMGPRVEREVVRALMFLRLKTLASGHTGVRPLVVETMAALLNAGITPVVHEYGSLGCSGDLAPLSHCALALMGEGEAEGPDGAVRPAAELLAEHGIAPVELREKEGLALLNGTDGMLGMLVMACADLARLFTVADVTAALSLEALLGTDRVLAPELHAIRPHPGQAASADNMLRVLAGSGLTGHHQDDAPRVQDAYSIRCAPQVAGAGRDTLAHARLVADRELAAAVDNPVVLADGRVESNGNFHGAPVAYVLDFLAVAAADLASIAERRTDRLLDKNRSHGLPPFLAGDAGVDSGLMIAQYTQAALVSELKRLAVPASVDSIPSSAMQEDHVSMGWSAARKLRTAVDNLSRVLAVELVAATRAVELREGLVPAPATRAVLAAVRAAGVEGPGGDRYLAPDLAAADAFVRSGKLADAVETVTGPLA
- a CDS encoding Ig-like domain-containing protein, with product MTDGKRRRGLAAVAALLGGVLTLGACGGGEDGGDGKNDGHGKSQSQVDEAAAKDASDAHIKITPKTGATNAGINSDTKVKVDGGKLTSVKMTAPATGSTVAGSISSDGTSWKPNGQLERSTQYKITASAKDSEGRKATEHSSFTTVSPSNSFIGNFTPEDGSKVGVGMPVSINFDKQVSNKKAVESHIKVTSSSGQQVVGHWFSPTRLDLRPKEYWKANSTVTFKLKLDGVEASPGVKGVQDKTVTFRVGHSQVSTVDAKAKTMKVVRDGKTLKTIKISAGSPENTTYNGQMVISEKFKETRMNGATVGFKDDDGKGEYDIKDVPHAMRLSTSGTFIHGNYWGAKSIFGNVNTSHGCVGLSDTKGAGDPNTDGAWFYENSQVGDVVVVKNSADRTVQPENGLNGWNMDWDQWVAGSAVGA